In one window of Gossypium hirsutum isolate 1008001.06 chromosome A01, Gossypium_hirsutum_v2.1, whole genome shotgun sequence DNA:
- the LOC121232283 gene encoding uncharacterized protein produces the protein MFNPVRLEEIVEEVKRMGIDTSRKKFLDVVFAMKSMTKSTLDKKIDVYKRWGWSDQEIHEAFRRYPLCMTVSEDKIMAIMDFLVNKMGYSSTLVAKQSSVLSRSLEKRIVPRALFARELSSKGLVNDFKLSVLFDTSEKTFIRMFGDCFVKKAPELLKLYKENVEK, from the coding sequence ATGTTTAATCCGGTTCGACTTGAGGAGATTGTTGAGGAGGTCAAAAGAATGGGGATCGATACTTCGAGGAAGAAGTTTCTCGATGTGGTTTTCGCTATGAAATCAATGACCAAATCCACATTAGATAAGAAGATTGATGTTTATAAGAGATGGGGTTGGTCTGACCAAGAGATTCACGAAGCTTTCCGAAGGTATCCGTTGTGTATGACGGTTTCGGAAGATAAGATCATGGCTATAATGGATTTTCTGGTGAACAAAATGGGCTACAGTTCGACTCTCGTTGCCAAACAATCGAGTGTTTTATCACGGAGTTTAGAGAAGAGGATTGTCCCGAGGGCTTTGTTTGCTCGAGAATTGTCATCAAAAGGTTTGGTTAATGACTTTAAATTGTCTGTATTGTTTGACACATCGGAGAAGACGTTCATCAGGATGTTTGGTGACTGTTTCGTAAAGAAAGCACCCGAGCTCTTAAAGCTATACAAAGAAAATGTTGAGAAGTGA
- the LOC121231307 gene encoding uncharacterized protein has translation MFYFIFRTSFLHGKQTIAASQSSNLFIFKRSIGLRLFSNSSNGHSFTVLYLLSKCGFSPELASRVSNFVHFETPEKPDSLIVFLENHGFSQTQIANLIKRQPTLLLSDTEKTLLPKLEFLYSIGFSRPELAKLLSSYPLLLKSSLKKQIIPSFNLLRNLFQSHDKTVKAIKRYTGILVYDSESYLCPNMNKRGIGVPESNILMLLNCQPRALLFNPVRLKEIVEEIKRMGIDSSTKKLLIAVRALRSMTKSTLEKKIDVYRRWGWSDQ, from the coding sequence ATGTTTTATTTCATCTTTAGAACTAGTTTTCTTCATGGGAAGCAAACCATTGCAGCCTCTCAAAGTTCCAATCTTTTCATCTTTAAACGATCAATTGGTCTTAGATTATTCTCCAATAGCTCAAATGGACACTCATTTACGGTTTTATACCTTTTGAGCAAGTGTGGGTTCTCCCCAGAATTGGCTTCTCGGGTTTcaaattttgttcattttgaaaCCCCTGAAAAGCCTGATTCTCTGATTGTTTTCCTGGAAAATCATGGGTTTTCACAAACCCAAATCGCAAATCTCATCAAAAGACAGCCTACTTTGCTTCTTTCTGATACTGAGAAAACCCTTTTGCCCAAATTGGAGTTTCTTTACTCTATAGGTTTTTCAAGGCCTGAGCTTGCCAAACTCTTGAGTAGCTACCCTCTTCTACTGAAATCTAGTTTAAAGAAACAAATTATCCCTTCATTTAATTTACTCAGGAACTTGTTTCAATCTCATGATAAGACTGTCAAGGCTATAAAACGATATACTGGTATTCTTGTCTATGATTCCGAGTCGTATTTGTGTCCGAATATGAATAAAAGAGGAATTGGAGTCCCCGAATCAAATATCCTTATGCTGCTTAACTGTCAGCCTAGAGCGCTTTTGTTTAATCCGGTTCGGCTTAAGGAGATTGTGGAGGAAATCAAAAGAATGGGGATTGATTCTTCGACGAAGAAGCTTCTCATTGCGGTTCGTGCTTTGAGATCAATGACCAAATCCACATTAGAGAAGAAGATTGATGTTTATAGGCGATGGGGTTGGTCTGACCAATAG
- the LOC107936131 gene encoding zinc finger CCCH domain-containing protein 34: MERDPESDPQPEWNTQGPETGLEEPVCRLGLEGGSESYPERPDEADCIYYLRTGFCGYGSKCRFNHPRDRAGVMGAGRGGVGEYPERAGQPVCQYYMRTGACKFGASCKYHHPKQGGGSVSSVPLNYYGYPLRPGEKECSYYVKTGQCKFGTTCKFHHPAPPAMQVPAPAPAPQVAPAPTPMPAPTMYSTVQSPSGPSSQQYGVVMARPPLMPGSYVQGPYGPLLLSQGVPSWNPYPGPVGYGTQPTVPSSSTFGATPLSPSATAYTGSHQFVPSSFEPSSNIQEEVSFPERPGQPECQYYMKTGRCKYGSSCRYHHPPEVFAPKADVILSPLGLPLRPGAPTCTHYTQRGMCKFGAACRFDHPMGTLSYSPSASSLADMPVAPYPVGTTIGTLAPSSSSSELRPELLSGSSKDPAPAIMSSSVSASSEPVGSVFSEGAPVPHSTTQQSSWSSAPSTGGGSDDDEPHTSS; encoded by the exons ATGGAGCGGGACCCAGAATCCGATCCGCAACCGGAATGGAATACTCAGGGACCCGAAACGGGACTCGAAG AACCGGTTTGTCGATTGGGATTAGAAGGTGGGTCGGAATCATACCCGGAACGACCCGATGAAGCTGATTGTATTTACTATTTGAGGACTGGGTTTTGTGGCTATGGTTCTAAGTGCCGATTCAATCATCCTCGTGACCGTGCTGGg GTTATGGGAGCTGGAAGAGGTGGTGTTGGAGAGTATCCGGAGAGAGCGGGCCAGCCGGTTTGTCAG TATTATATGAGGACGGGAGCATGCAAATTTGGTGCTTCTTGTAAGTACCATCATCCCAAGCAAGGAGGTGGTTCTGTTAGCTCTGTGCCACTAAATTATTACGGATATCCATTACGTCCG GGTGAAAAGGAGTGTTCTTATTATGTGAAGACGGGACAGTGTAAATTTGGTACAACATGTAAATTCCATCATCCTGCACCACCGGCTATGCAAGTTCCGGCACCAGCTCCAGCTCCACAAGTTGCACCTGCACCTACACCAATGCCCGCTCCAACCATGTATTCGACGGTGCAATCACCATCTGGCCCTTCCTCTCAACAATACGGAGTTGTAATGGCTAGGCCTCCCTTAATGCCAGGCTCGTATGTGCAAGGCCCTTACGGTCCTTTGTTGCTTTCTCAAGGTGTTCCGAGTTGGAATCCATATCCG GGACCTGTCGGTTATGGTACTCAACCGACTGTTCCGTCAAGCTCAACTTTTGGGGCAACACCATTGTCTCCTTCTGCAACTGCCTATACCGGCTCTCATCAATTTGTACCATCTAGTTTCGAGCCTTCAAGTAATATTCAGGAGGAGGTGTCATTTCCGGAGAGACCTGGGCAACCGGAATGTCAGTATTATATGAAGACCGGTCGTTGTAAATACGGATCCTCCTGTAGATATCATCATCCACCGGAAGTGTTTGCACCAAAAGCAGATGTCATCCTTAGCCCTCTTGGTCTTCCGCTTCGTCCG GGTGCGCCCACTTGCACTCACTATACACAACGTGGAATGTGCAAGTTTGGAGCCGCTTGCAGGTTTGATCATCCTATGGGAACATTAAGTTACAGTCCATCTGCATCTTCCCTTGCCGATATGCCTGTTGCACCCTATCCTGTTGGAACTACAATCGGTACTCTAGCTCCATCATCCTCATCGTCGGAATTACGACCCGAACTTCTTTCAGGGTCCAGCAAAGACCCTGCTCCAGCCATAATGTCATCATCAGTGAGCGCTTCAAGTGAGCCGGTCGGTTCCGTTTTCTCTGAAGGTGCACCTGTTCCTCATTCAACCACACAACAATCTAGTTGGAGTTCTGCCCCTTCTACTGGCGGTGGCAGTGACGACGATGAGCCACACACTTCAAGCTAA
- the LOC121232285 gene encoding transcription termination factor MTERF15, mitochondrial produces MFYFTIRTGFVHGRQTIAASQSSNLLIFKQSSGLRFFSNSSNAHSFAASYLINRCGFSPEMASRASNYVHFKTPEKPDSLITFLENHGFSNTQILILIKRQPMLLVVDAEKTLSPKLEFLYSIGFSRPELAKLLSNYPRLLISSLEKQIIPSFNLLRNLFQSHDKTIKAIKRYTGILVYDSESYLYPNMNVLRGVGVPESNILMLLNCQPRALLFKPVRLKEIVEEVKGMGIDSSTTKFIAAVIALTSMSKSTLEKKFDVYRRWGWSDQEIREAFQRYPSCVTASEDKIMAIMDFLVNKMGYHSNLVAKQPSIFSQSLEKRIVPRALFARELLSLGLVSNLTLSALFDTSEKVFVNRFVNIAPELLILYEEKKKVTIGCSISILLDVLNCRLGPKELLLAH; encoded by the coding sequence ATGTTTTATTTCACCATTAGAACTGGTTTTGTTCATGGGAGGCAAACCATTGCAGCCTCTCAAAGTTCCAATCTTTTAATCTTTAAACAATCAAGTGGTCTTAGATTTTTCTCCAATAGCTCAAATGCACACTCATTTGCGGCTTCATACCTTATAAACAGATGTGGGTTCTCCCCAGAAATGGCTTCTCGGGCTTcaaattatgttcattttaaaacCCCTGAAAAGCCTGATTCTCTGATTACTTTCCTGGAAAATCATGGGTTCTCGAATACCCAAATCCTAATTCTCATCAAAAGACAGCCAATGTTGCTTGTTGTTGATGCTGAGAAAACCCTTTCGCCCAAATTAGAGTTTCTTTACTCTATAGGTTTTTCAAGGCCTGAGCTTGCTAAACTCTTGAGTAACTATCCTCGTCTGTTGATATCTAGTTTAGAGAAACAAATCATCCCCTCATTTAATTTACTCAGGAACTTGTTTCAATCTCATGATAAGACTATCAAGGCTATAAAACGATATACTGGTATTCTTGTCTATGATTCCGAGTCGTATTTGTATCCGAATATGAATGTTTTGAGAGGAGTTGGAGTCCCTGAATCGAATATCCTTATGCTGCTTAACTGTCAGCCTAGAGCGCTTTTGTTTAAACCGGTTCGGCTTAAGGAGATTGTGGAGGAAGTCAAAGGAATGGGGATTGATTCTTCAACGACGAAGTTTATTGCTGCGGTTATTGCTTTGACATCAATGAGCAAATCCACACTAGAGAAGAAATTTGATGTATATAGGAGATGGGGTTGGTCGGACCAAGAGATTCGTGAAGCTTTTCAAAGGTATCCGTCGTGTGTTACTGCTTCAGAGGATAAGATCATGGCTATAATGGACTTTCTCGTGAACAAAATGGGCTATCATTCGAATCTCGTTGCTAAACAACCGAGTATTTTCAGTCAAAGCTTAGAGAAGAGGATTGTCCCAAGGGCTTTATTTGCTCGAGAATTGTTATCACTAGGTTTGGTTAGTAACTTAACATTGTCTGCATTGTTCGACACATCGGAGAAGGTGTTTGTGAACCGTTTTGTAAACATAGCACCCGAGCTCTTGATACTAtacgaagaaaaaaaaaaagtcactATAGGCTGCAGCATTAGTATTTTGTTGGATGTATTAAATTGCAGATTAGGACCAAAGGAATTACTTTTGGCGCATTAA